A region of the Labeo rohita strain BAU-BD-2019 chromosome 5, IGBB_LRoh.1.0, whole genome shotgun sequence genome:
gaaactgcaatttgaaccttcaacctgttgatccccactgaaatccactttatggagaaaaatccaggaATGTTTTACCTCAAAAACCTTATTTCTTTTCagttaaagaaagaaagacatgaacatcttgaatgacatgggagtgagtaaattatcagggaattttaattctggagtgaactaatacTTTAATATCTTCTACCATGTGGTTCACACTTAAATGTGGTCCAGAAAAggcaaacattaaaataagctaaaataacttttttctttgaagaataTATATAAGGTATATTTTGTAGTGGACCGTGGAGGAGCACTGAAGTTATTTCTTACCTTTCCAGCCACAGAACAACACATTCTCTTCATTAGCCTCAAGACAGTGGGCATGCATCTCCACATGTCTGTAGAACCACTCTGGATTATCCATAGACATCTGAATACAAACATGCTTATCAGCGGagcactttatttttgaaaacactGCCAAACACAGTACATAGTAGAATAAAAACTTGCCCACTTATTCTTTACACGTCAAAAAACCTGTTTTAACAAGCCACATATAGTAACACATAACCTACTTAAAAACAAGCTTTTGGATTGCTTTCATACCTCACAGTGCTCCCAAAGGCAAAGGAAGTTCTCTTGGACCTCAGGCACAATGTTGCGGTTATGGAGGCCCACCGAACATGCACCCATGTCACTGTGGCCCTTGAGTATAGCAAGACCCCACTGCTTCAACTTGGTGTGGTAGCAATGGAAGAACAGGTGTCTGAGAAGCTCTGCATTTCCCTCCACTGAGCAGAAGCCACAGTCTCTCCACAGACAGTTATGCTCCTCTTCTGTAAAACATGCAGGCAAGCCAAGTATTGATTATGGACCAGGCCAAGGGAGTCAGCACCACAGGGACTCTGACTGCCAGAAACCTTGAGCCGAGATGCCTGCTATGGCTCAACACTCAGAAACAATCCACTGCTGATGTAACATTAAGACAGACAGACGAACAGTGCATAAAAATGTGCCCGTGACTGTTGGTGCAATGTAACATAGATGAAGAAATAAGAAATGTGTTGGTAGCACACTCCCTGTGCTAACAATCCCCTTTGAACACATTACAACAGGTCTGGTATTGCATCCAccaccttttttttgtaaaagcatccatttgtaaattttatgagtCTGGCTTCCAGCCTCATtggcatccagctatttttagctttacaaaacagcttgtttagctgcttgatattgcaaattggtgtgtcttaccatattattttaatgtattatcttaattatgaacacactgatttgtagtgcaaacagttttaccattttctgcacattgttattcttattcttattcatTGTTATTTCCTTAAAACAGCTAAACAACCAGAactctcacccataggcttacttccacattgaagaATAAGCTGAATACAAGACCTGgtatcagggttgccaggtctgcaaaacaaaaccagtgcaattgctaattaaaagtagcccaattatgtttttttttgttttcccctCTGTCGAATAGTGTTCCGGGGAGACTGTTTTAACCtgtggcaacagtgtaaaagttaGCCATTTCCACAGTAAAATCAtgaacttggcaacactgcctaGTATATTTTTGCACTATAATTTTCaaaagcgaaaaaaaaaaaaaaaaaaaaaaaaaaaaatgcaaatattattttgttataattcagTTGGcaatttttgcaaaaatattaaaaatatttaattttaagtatCTTTAGTTTAGAGGGCTAAACTAATTTACATAAACCTCTCAGGTCTtgcttaaaaatatcttaaattgtgttttgaagattaaCCAAAGTCTTATGGATTTAAAGCAACAAAGTAAGTTActaaagaatttttatttttggctaaactattccttaatgtttttgtttaatatttatattttattgcagctttatttgaacaacaaaaaaatttaatgaaaacaaaactgctTAAAATAAGTAGGAAAAACAAAAGTCACATGAAGTGGTCCATAGTGGTCTATGTTTCAAGCCATTAAAACTTCTCCGCGGCAggcctaaatttaaaaaaaaaaaatgtaatagttcacccaaaaatgaaaattccctcattaattactcaccctcatttcattcagaaaacaaattaagatattttgatgaaatccaagagctttctgaccctcaatAGACAGGAAGGGTCCTAGCATGtttaaggtccagaaaggtaccaagaacatctaCAAAATAGTTGAAATGGTGCTAGGGTGAAACAGAGGAGCAGAActgttaaataaattcattatttttgttggggttttttgcgcacaaaaagtgttcttgtagcttcataaaattacagttgaaccactaatgtcaacTGGACTATTTTGTCtctgttcttggtacctttctggaccttgaacgttgTAGGACCCTTGGAGGgtaagctctcagatttcatcaaaaatatcttttggAACATTTTTGGAACATTTGTGCCACGGGCATATGCCACTCCACATGTCACCGCTACATGCGCATGGTAGTGGCAGCTGCCACTCGACTTGTCACTGTTATATGCCCATGGCACTGCACATGCCACCGTTATATGCGCATGGCACTGAACCCGGCACGGCCATGTGCGCATGGCACTGCACATGTCACCTTTATATGTGCATGGCACCGGACCCGTCACGGCCATGTGTGCATGGCACCGGACATGTCACGGCCATGTGCGCATGGCACTCGACATGTCACAGCTAGATGCGCAATGCACCGGCAGCTGCCACTCGACCTGTCACTGTTATATGCCCATGGCACTGCACATGCCACCGTTATATGCGCATGGCACTGAGTTGCCACGGCACCTGTCACTGCCATGTGCGCATGGCACTGCACATGTCACCTTTATATGTGCATGGCATGGCACTGGACCGGGCCGCCATGCATGCCGACATGTCACCATGCATGGCTGGCAGCTGGTCACTGTTATATGCCCATGACATGTCACAGCTAGCATGGCACTGGCAATGCACTGGACCGGCAGCTGCCACTCGACCTGTCACTGTTATATGCCCATGGCACTGCACATGCCACCGTTATATGCGCATGGCACTGGACCGGGCACGGCCATGTGTGTATGCCACTCGACATGTCACCGCTACATGCGAACTAATTTACATAAACCTCTCAGGTCTtgcttaaaaatatcttaaattgtgttcgcATCTGCCTATTGCCGAAATCGACCTTCTACTTTTTATCTTctgctttttcattttacatcggaaaggcatttgttttcaataaaaataaaaatgaaggaaataatccaAAAGTTTGAATAAAGTATCGGGTAGGGTTAGGTGTATCTGAGACGTAGGTGATCTCGTCCTAATATGACGTACGTATGATGTacgtaaaattaatatttcgtGGCCACGGCAAAATTAAGTGAACCGAACTTGTCCCCTTCCGGTCGCCGCAGTTTAGAAGGGCGTCTGTCACATATTTTTTAGTCTGTATATTTGATATGTTTTCTTTATCTGTCAAGAGTTacgctgtttttatttttatttatgtatgttttatctatacaaaattaaaataaaacttaaacgTGAAATCAAAGTTTCAAAACGTGCCATGCGCGTATGGCCGTGCCGAGTCCAGTGCCATGTTCATGTAGCGGTGAAATGTCCAGTGGCAGCTGCCAGTACCGTGGGCATCTAGCGGTGACATGTCGACTGCCATGCGCGCACGGCAGTGCCGGATTCAGTGCCATGCGCATATAATGGTGGCATGTGCAGTGTCATGCACATATAACAGTGACAGGTCGAGTGGCAGCTGCCAGTGCCATGCGCATGTATCGGTGACATGTGGAGTGGCATATGCCTGTGGCACGGAAAGATTTTACTCTTGTTgggagggtgagtaattaatgacagaattttcatttttgggtaaactatcttTTTAAGCTGTCAAGGggttattaatttatagtcgTTTATTTTCCGCTCTTTGCTAAGTGTGACAGTCATCATTCATTTCCAGTGCATGgaaaatatattctttaaaattttTCCAATTGTGTTCTATAAAaaagtttggaacaatatgatgagaatattcatttttgggtgaactatccctttaagacaagaaaaatatgtaaatatatgcttCCATTACAAGACTCATCACACGGACACCTGACACTTTCGTGTGTTGGACGCACCTGGCAATTCTGTCTCACTGTCCACTGTGGCTTTATAATGTTTCTCCACATGCTGGCAGAACTCCTGCATCCTGTCAAACGTCTCCTGACACGAACCCCACTCACACGCCAGCTCCAACTGCAGCTCCTCTCTGCGCAGGGCGCGTTTACCCGACGGGGGCATCATGCAGCGCTGAATATAAAGCACAACGTGTGGTCCTCAAGTCTTCTGAAACACAGTAAAGTCATATGCCAGATCCAATATGACTGTAAGTTTGTTCTACACATCGCAGCTATCTCGAGCTATCCACCCATAGCTGTCCGTTTGTCTTTAAAGGCAATAAACAACCATCTTCAATACATGAACCGCGGCAAAATGATTACCTGCAACATAGAACAACTTCGTAGAACTAgtagttttattaaatcaaagTTGTAAAGCTAGCATGAGCCATAGCAGGTTAGCAAAACAAAAAGGTAAGTTAACATTCTGCCTCCATTTTGTTGACTAGCGTCTTTTTAATCGCTTCGGCTGAGAAAAATTGAATGAGTTTTCATTCAAGAACATACTGTGAGGGAATGAGTCTAgaactatttaaaaacattacaaaaataactCACCTTTTGCAAATACTACAAACATTTCCTTACTTTTTTCCCTTGAAATAAGCAGGCCAATCAGAATTCATCTTTGCGGCGTCGCGGTGAAATCTCAGCCAATCAAATTGCAGCCTAGCAGTACATCACAATTATCATTCCCTCCAACACCTAAACCCTTTCAAGTGTTCCGCAGCTCGATTTGCACTTTGTATTCAGCGGTGGTCATGCCTGTCTCACAACTCTAAATGGAACTTTACTTGCTAAATAACACTTTTTTCTGTAAATCTGCTTTGGATTTGGAACGATATCATAGTGCTGTACTAATACATATAAATctaagagagagtgagagaagctgtgatataaagtaaatatttttaagatattttaacaatttgatATCAATGTGGTACAAtggcaaataaaattaattttggacAAAAAAACGTCTTAAAATGCTACACTTAtatgatatttttctttttttttttaaataaaaatattgtgtgactatatatatactcatactatgtatatatatatatatatatatatatatatatatatatatatatatatatatatacacacaccatgtttaataattgaaaatgtaaaatatgtacgctaccagtcgaaagtttctgtacagtaagatttttaaaatccaaaggacagcaaaaaaatttttaaaatattttttatctttttaaaatttactcctgtgatttaaaagctgaattctagcatcattactccagtcacataatccttcagaaatcattccaatattctgatttgctgctcaaaaatattttattattattattattattatgtggaaTACAATTTGttaaggtttctttgatgaatatgaaATTCAGAAGTACAGCATtcaatagaaatcttttgtaacgtaatgtctttatcatcacttttggtcaatttaaaacatccttgctaaataaaatgattaatttctataattcccTTGAAAAGAGCAGAAAATTTgatagatttgatcacaggaataaattacattttaaaatatattaaaatagaaaactgttactttaaatactaaaaatattacaaaatgttactgctgtactttggatcaaataaatgcaggcttggtgagcagatgagacttctttaaaaaacattaaaaaccttactgtccaaaaacttttgactggtagtgtatttggaTTAATGTTTGGGTTATGTTTGATTTCTGGTCTGAATACCACATGAGAATGTAGTACAACagaataaatatacagtatataaaatatagaaaaaatgattataaaacagtataaatataaGGCATGTTTTGCTTCCAAAAGCTAGTGTGGTTTAATGTCACATTGGTTTATTCAGATGAGTCAAAGGCATAATATTACAtctgacacacacaaaaaaaaatataactgcatatatcaagtaatttttcagaaatgttctcAAAAATTTCACCAACTTCCTAAAATATCCCTGAAAGTAACGGCTTCACATAATCTTTCAATAGACCCAAATTATTGGAAATCCTTACGGAGACATTGTTCTTTATCTGCAGTGCTTTCATGTCCCAATGAGAATTAAGGGCATATGTGTAGACTGTCCCTTCTCATgcagatatatagacagagaaGCTGGAATACAATGTGTAGAATCAAGATTCCATACTTTAGAGAGCACAGGCAGTATAGTAATCATTTTTACAACAATCAGTTTTGTTTCAGTATTTCTTTCCAAATGAAAGCAGCAGGTTGTAAAGTCTCTCAGGAGCTTAAGTGGTCTAAACGTCATAGAACAGACGCACGAGATGATACCGAATTCCAAAAGCCACGGCACTCCCCAAGACCTGagaaagaaatataatatttgagTCTACCAAAACATCACTTTCCTTCGAAGAATCAGGATTTGTTCTTAAAGGGTCATATCTACACTTGGAAAGGTCATTTATATGAATCAAATCTTAAAACGCCATGGGCAATTTTACATTGGATATACGTTTTGCAAGTTATACCAATATCTAAAGTATTTTATCAGGTAAAATtagtatagagagagagagatatttttttttaaatccttatTCTTAAAACGGGAAAAGAGTGGAAACCCCGAAGAACATTCAACtcataaaacttttattttaatttacagaaACTACGAGTGCAAGAACCACTGTCAGATACGATTAATGACGAAAAAGATGCTTTCTCATACATTAGCGAGCTTGTAATGTCAAATATCACAACCTTGTCAACCATTTCAAGCCACTTTGAATTGAAATAACCATAGTATAGCACATTATCTCTCAACTCTGGAATATATATAAGGGGTTCACCTGTATTAACAGCATGATTGCAGTCAGGTTTCTCTCATGTGTAGGTCCCAGTACTTTTAGTACCAGGTTGATAAGTGTCATGTTGTTACACTCAATAAACTCATCATCTCCTTCCTGCCCTCTACGCACATCCAGAAGCCATAATGTTTCTGCCACCTGCAGGATAGAAGAGGAAATCACATTCAAACACACAGGGAATACCAAATAGAATAGGATCCTGCATGTTTTGTTGCAGAATTAACATAACATATCTAAACCTATTGATAATGATATAAATAGGCGTGTGTTTACCTTCAGAATAAGTTGCCCTAATTTACCCAGGTCTTTCTGTTTGAACTTGGAGTAGCTCATGCCAAGTTTTCCCGTGTCAGACTGTAACCTGCATTAAACAATCTTAGAGGTCAAGCTCTCATAACCACTTCATTTTGCATTATTCATGGTGAAATTCTGTTGAACTCATTTGTaatgcatgaataaaactttgatTACAAATATCTATTATCTATAAATGGTAAAAGATCATACAGTAGGGATGTTTTAAGAACACTGATTTAAGCTTTGATTGAGGAAAGCAAGTTAGAGATTAGCTATCATATAATTTAGACACAACGGTTAGACTAGCCTTTGGCAAACACTTTaaatgtccacatattcaaataaCGTTCAATGACTGTCCAAATAAATTCAACTGCCAATAAAAAGGAGTGTATGTTATAGCTTGATTTGAATCTGTTAGTGTAACAACGCACCTAGGCAGACGATGTCTGGGACAGGGAATAATGTGAAACAGCTGAGGCAGAGAGTAAATGAAGTTGACGACTTGGGGGATGAAGAAAAGCAGCATGGTCTTACTAAAGTGGCCGAGTATCCCAACTACTGCAAACGTCATTCCGGCAAAGTAACAGAATGTGTCTCCCACAAACACAGAGGAAGGGTACCTGATAGGATATATTTGTTCGAAAAGGTGGTTGAGGTTAagattattatcagtgctgattGTCTTATAGAGCTTATAAGAGATCAGTATTTTTAATAGActgttttaaactaaattaaataaagatgatCAAAAAGCAATAGTTTTAACAAACCAGTTGTGGTAGAAGAGGGCTAATGTGGTGAAGAAAAAAGGAATCATGAAGTACAAAGAGAAAACATGGTCATCCCTGTAGTCTCCTGAAAGAAAAACGTGAATCAGAAATCAATTGGACAAAATAAGTTAGAGAATATTGCTacagacattaaaataaaaaaaataaaaaaaatcaagcagTATCAGAGAGGTTTAAACAAATTAAGGATTGTataacactgaagactagagaaaaatataaacattagtgtatatacactaccagtcaaaagtttttgaacagtaagatttttaatgtttttaaaagaagtcttttctgctcaccaagcctgaatttatttgatccaaagtacagaaaatcggtaaaattcagaaatatttttactatttaaaataactgttttctgttttaatatattttaagatgtaatttattcctgtgatcaaagctacattttcagcatcattactccagtcttcagtgtcacatgatgcttcagaaataattttaatatgctaattttctattgaagaaactttttttttaattattattgttatcaatatttCAACAGTTGAGTacaaatttttcaagatttttttttgatgaatagaaagtttcaatgatcagcatttatctgaaataaaaagattttgtaatattatacactataccattcaataGCTTGGagtcagcaaggatgctttaaattgatcaaaagtgatgataaaaacatttataatgttacaaaagatttatattttagataaatgctgttttttctgaattgtctattcatcaaagaaacctgaaaaattcttctcagctgttttcaacataattatactaataaatgtttttttaagcagcaaatcagcatattagaatgatttctgaaggatcatgtgacactgaagactggagtaatgatgctaaaaattcagctttgaaatcacaggaataaattacattttaaaatatattcaagtagaaaacagctattttagtacaaaatttcaaaattgtactgtttttgctgtactttggatcaaataaatgcaggcttggtgagcaaaaggagacttctttaaaaaacatgtttgaaaacttttgactggcggTGTAtaatttatgcatattttacgAAGGGATTTGAATCTAGGTGGATAAAACAGGTTGAATAGTAATCCTCCCCTCACCATTGAGTTCCAGTAAATTGAAGAGGATGATGGAGCCAGATATGAAGAGAGCTTGCCCGGACTCAATGCCATTGATTCCAGCCAAGATGTTAATGGCATTTGTGCAGAACACAGCCAACATTcccatatatacataatacagaATGCCTGAAACACAACGTATAAAAATACTTAGAATATTAACAATCAAACATATCAAACAGGagggcaaaaaataaaatcaaagcaTATACAGCACCAGACATTTAAGCAGACTGTCTGACTGTCAAACTCACCCAAGTCCAGATGCATCCCCAGCAGGACACGGAAAGGTTTGGGCACGACGATGACAGTGTTGCCAAAGTTAGTGAAGTAGACCATGAGTAGAGGCAGGGAGGCCATAGTGGGCAGCAGTAGCTTGTGTCTCCATCGCAGGTTCAAAACGTCATCAGCAAAGCCCAGGAATATCATGCAGCAGATGGCCAACAATGCACCAATCAGCTGCACAAACTACATGGACATATCATTGAGAAGtcaagaagacaaaaaaaaaaagtaaacacgTATCAGAACAGGGATTGCTGAAATACAGTGATGCACAAATGGCAGTTATGACTgcaattttatattacatttagatttagcTACATTTTTCAGCAAGGTATGCCAAGATTACCATGatacatttccaaaaaaaaaaaaaaaggatattacCAGTGTATATATGGTTGTCAAGATTCCGTTTAAAAGTTttgtgtctgtttgttttttttaaaaaaacaaatctcttatgctccccaggctgcatttatttgatcaaaaatacagtacaaacagcaatattgtgaaatattataacaatttaaaaatatacactgccattaaaaagtttgggatcagtaaaatgtatgtttttaaactattctcttatgctcatcaaggatgcatttacttgattaaaaatacagaaaaaacagtaatattgtgaaatcttattacagtttaaaataatggttttctgttttaatataacttaaaatagaatttattccctgtgatgcaaagccgaattttcatcagcatgatcctttaaaaatcataaaatatgctgatttatcacctttattatcaatgttggcaacagttgagctgcttaaaatttttttcacctgtgattcttttttcagaattctataagtaaaaagaaaacagcatttattcaaaatagaaatcttttctaacaatataagtctatGCTATTAcgttttatcaatttaacacatccttggtgaataaaactattaatttctttcaaaataaaaaaacagaagaaaaatttactgaccacagacttttaaatggtactttatattgtaacaaaagtcttgtatttaaaataaatgctgttcttttttatttattacagaatcctggaaaaagtatcacaggttccataaaaatattaaacagcacaactgttttcaacattgataataaactggcatattagaatgatttctgaagatcatgtgacattgaagcctggagtaatgatgctgaaaaatcagctttgcatcacaggaaaaaatacattttaaaatgtactgacaTAGAGAACTCTAActattttacactgaaataatatttcacaatattactttttttttaatcaaataaacacagccttgctgagcataagaaacgtcttaaaaaaaaaacattaaaaatcttactgatcccaaacttttaatgTAATGCATCCCTGCcgaatcaaaatattaatttccttcaaaaaaaaaataaaaaacaaaaaaataataataataataaatactgaacTCATTAGTTCAGGTGGTGAGTTCttgaaatgtgtttattattttataaccaGGGGATGATTATCTCACCTCGTTGTGAGGGAACCGTTGACACCGCTCTCCCATAAAGCACTGGAGGAAGGGGACAGGGATGAAGAGGAAGAGAATGATGAGGAAGACTGTGCCACTGATCACACCTTGCGATTCAGGCCTGATGAacaggaaaagaaaaagagttaAATTCAGATTCCAGACAACAAATTGCAATACAAACTTCTAATGTAAAAATTAACCACTTACACTTCTTTCTTAACGGTTTTATTTAGGTCCATGCCATAGAGTCTCGCAGATATGAAATGATCCTTAAAGGCAGGAATAAGCTTGACTGTTGCAATGCACCCAAGTGCAGACATACAACAGTTGATGAAAAGTGGAAGAACAGGAATTGGAGACATCTTCTCCATGGACTAACAcgacataaaaatacaatatacagTATCTACTGTACTATATAACAGTTATATGTCGATCTAGTTGAAAACGGCGCTCGATTCCTGTCAGCAACATTCAAAACTTTTATGTTGCATATCCATAGTGAAGCTGTCATTCATTGGCTTAACATGTTTCTTCGAGGTTGACCAAATATTCAAATCCAACTATAGACCACATAGCTGTGGACATCGCTGAATGAAATCGCGCGCATAAATGACGAAGTGCTTGTTTTCGAACCGACCGAAATCGTTTTTATACAAAAGTAACGTTACTGAATCAATGAACGGCAGTTCATTGGCTTGATGATGACAGCTAGATTTTCATAAGGTCGGGTAAATAATAATCAACCGATAAAAGAACCCTGCCCAAATAAGCACCGGTCCAGGTTatgagtaactagttactcGCAATCTTCTTTGACGTCAAAAGTAATAGATATGTCAGTTTACAGTGTAGGTTTGGCTCTGATCTCATTGCAAAATCCACGTCTACTTCCGTCAACATAATCCGTCCGCCGACTGGTTACATTAAAACAACTTGCTTATTATACTCTTATAAACGGTTGGTAAGACAGTAAAAGCTTCGACGCTCAACACTGCTAAATACACGGTAGTGACCAGGTAAGTCTTTTATCAGAGAAACACGTTAATATGTTTGTTATCATCTTGGTTTCTGTCGAACCGTTGCAGACGAAACACAACCGGAAACAAAATGAATAGTACATTAAAGGTC
Encoded here:
- the dpagt1 gene encoding UDP-N-acetylglucosamine--dolichyl-phosphate N-acetylglucosaminephosphotransferase, encoding MEKMSPIPVLPLFINCCMSALGCIATVKLIPAFKDHFISARLYGMDLNKTVKKEVPESQGVISGTVFLIILFLFIPVPFLQCFMGERCQRFPHNEFVQLIGALLAICCMIFLGFADDVLNLRWRHKLLLPTMASLPLLMVYFTNFGNTVIVVPKPFRVLLGMHLDLGILYYVYMGMLAVFCTNAINILAGINGIESGQALFISGSIILFNLLELNGDYRDDHVFSLYFMIPFFFTTLALFYHNWYPSSVFVGDTFCYFAGMTFAVVGILGHFSKTMLLFFIPQVVNFIYSLPQLFHIIPCPRHRLPRLQSDTGKLGMSYSKFKQKDLGKLGQLILKVAETLWLLDVRRGQEGDDEFIECNNMTLINLVLKVLGPTHERNLTAIMLLIQVLGSAVAFGIRYHLVRLFYDV